Genomic DNA from Fundidesulfovibrio soli:
TGCGCGGAATGCAAAAAATAACCCAGTTATGAACCCTGATCGCGTCTCCATAGTCGTCACCACCCGCAACGAATCCCGCAATATCGGCAACTGTCTGGCCTCCATCAAGGCCCAGACCTACCCCGCCGAGTTGATCGAGATCATCGTGGTGGACAACGCCTCCACCGACGACACCAAGGACATCGCGGCCCGCTATACGGACAAGGTGTTCGACAAGGGCCCCGAGCGCTCCGCCCAGCGCAACTTCGGTTTCGCCCAGGCCGGCGGCGATGTGTTCATGTTCCTGGACGCGGACATGATCCTCTCGGCCACGGTGGTGGAGAAGTCGGTCATCATGCTGCAGCGCGGTTTCGGCGCGCTCTACATCCCGGAGATCGTGCTCGGGAAGGGCTTCTTCCCCACAGTGCGCCGCTTCGAGCGCAGCTTCTACGACGCCACCGTGATCGACTGCGTGCGCGCCTTCACCCGCCAGGCCTTCGAGGCCACCGGCGGCTTCGACGAGCGCCTCACAGGCCCCGAAGACTGGGACTTCGACCGCCTCATGCGCGACAGCACCCGCGTGGGCCTGCTCTCAACCTACGAGTTTGACGACGTGGACGCCTACGTCTCCCGCCTGCCGGAGAAGAACTTCGTGCCCTGGCTCGTGGACTACGAACGGCGCACCAAGGACGACGCCCCGCTGCTCTTCCACAACGAGGCCGCCTTTGAGCTGTGGCGTTACCTGACCAAGAAGACCTACTACGGCAACTCCTTCGAGACCTATGTGGGCAAGTGGCCCGCGGGCGACCCGGACGTGCGGCGCCAGTTGGGGATGCCCTACAGGTTCTTCGGCGTATTTTTCGAAGATGGCCGCTGGCGCAGGCTGCTGACGCACCCGCACCTGGCCTTCGGCATGTATTTCCTGCGTTTCATGGTGGGCTTCATGTTTTTGGTGGGCAAACTCAAAAAATAAATACACCCCGTTGCCGGGTCCAGGGGAGGCTCTCCCCTGGCGGGCGCAGGGCGGAGCCCTGCCGGGGGTTTGGGGCGGAGCCCCAACTTACTCTTCAAGGAGCTACTTCATGTCAGTCGCCATCGTCACCGGCTCCGCCGGCCTGATCGGTTCGGAAACCGTCCGCTTCTTCGCGGACAAAGGCTTCGACGTCGTCGGCATCGACAACAACCTGCGCAAGACCTTCTTCGGCGAGGACGCCTCCACCGAGTGGAACCGCCAGCGCCTCGAAGAGGGCGTCAAGGGCTACACCCACTACGACGCCGACATCCGCGACCACGACGCCATCAGCAAGATCTACGGCCGCTACGGCAAGGCCATCAAGGCCGTGATCCACTGCGCCGCCCAGCCCTCGCACGACTGGGCCGCCTCCGACCCCTACATGGACTTCACCGTCAACGCCAACGGCACCCTGGTGATGATGGAGAACTTCCGCCAGCACTGCCCCGAGGGCGTGTTCATCTTCACCTCCACCAACAAGGTCTACGGCGACACGCCCAACTACCTGCCCCTGGTGGAGCTGGAGAAGCGCTTCGAGCTGGAGCCCGGCCACAAGTGGGAAGGCGGCATCGACGAGACCATGTCCATCGACCAGACCAAGCACAGCCTGTTCGGCGCCTCCAAGGTGGCCGCCGACGTGGTGGTGCAGGAGTACGGCAAATACTTCGACCTCAAGACCGGTATCTTCCGCGGCGGCTGCCTCACCGGCCCGGCCCACTCCGGCACCAAGCTGCATGGGTTCCTGTCGTACCTGATGCGCTGCTGCATCACCGGCAAGAAGTACTTCATCTACGGCTACAAGGGCAAACAGGTCCGCGACAACATCCACAGCTACGACCTGGTCAACTCCCTGTGGCACTTCTTCGAGAAGCCCCGCGTGGGCGAGGTCTACAACATGGGCGGCGGGCGTTACTCCAACTGCTCCATGATGGAAGCCATCGACATGTGCCAGGAGATCACCGGCAACACCATGAACTTCGAGTACGACGAGACCAACCGCATCGGCGACCACATCTGGTGGATCTCCGGCCTCAAGAAGTTCGAGGAGCACTACCCGGACTGGAAGATGACCTACGACGTGCCCAAGATCCTGCGCGAGATCTACGAAGTACAGAAGGACGTGGTTAAGGAAGGCGGCGCGAACGGCGCCTGCTAGAACCGCGATTGGCGAGAATTGACGAAGGGGGCCTTAGGGCCCCCTTTTTTTGCCTCTCCCCCAACTTTTTCCCCACATAGCCCTATGTGGGGAGACAACGACCCCTTCTTGAATATGATGCGTCCCATTACCCGAAGCACCGGGATATCCACACAAAGGACGCACCATGAGGACAGAAAAGGAATTCCAGGACAATCTGGCCGCCTACTGGCGACGGCTGAACGCCGCCTGCGGCGTACCGGCCGGAACCCACCCCGACGACCCTAACCCGGCAGGGACGCAAACCACGCCCCGAGCCACGACCCCGCCAGCCCGAGCGCAACGTTCGTCGTACCACGACCCTGGATTTGACGCGGTCTACGCCTCGCTCCTGAGCGACCCTGAAGCCCTGGCCATCCTCCAGGACCATTGGAACGACACCTTCGTCCCCAACGACCTAGGCCCCGCCCCTGCCGAATCCCATGCGCAACTGCGCTGGTACACCCTGCGCGACCTGAACGACTTCCACCACAAACGCCACCTGGCCGACTTCAAGGACGCGCGGAAGCACCGCACGCGGCAACGGACAGAGAAACTCCTCGCCAGACTGAAGCGGCTCGATCCCCTTTTCGAAGGCACCAACGCCGTGATGCAGCACTACCTGGAACGCCTGCCCACATCGGCCAGGCGCGCTGCGCACGGAGTGTTCGAGCGTGACCCGCATGAGGTGCTTGAATTCTATCGGGAGATGCGCGCGGTCTCGGAAAACGCCGCGAAGGTCTACCACAAACGGCGCATCGCCCGGCGCCAGGGAGCGAACTGACCGAACCTGCGGCAATGCTTCGATGACGAAGGTGGTGCAACGCGCTGACGGGCCATCCCGTCAGCGCATACATTAGGGAGACTCACATGGAACCTTATGTCGATGGCCTTACTAACAGCTTCATCAACGCCCAGGACCAGACTGGCGATCACTTTGGAGACAACTTCAATGGGGGGACCCTGGTGGTGCCTGTAAGTGCTGACGGGAACAGCAACGAGGTACGCGTAAGGATTGACCAGCCCGGCATGAACGAGGTGAGAACGGTCATTGACCGGAATGCGACTCCTCAAGGGGCTGACAGGATGACAAATCAGATTCAGCACCAGGGTGATCAAAATCGACCCAATGCACAGCCTGTCGACAATCCTCCAGGCAATACAAACAGCGTCATGGGCGATTTGATCAAGAAAACAAAAGATAAGACCCTCGAAGGTCTTGGTGCGAAATGGGCTGCGGAAAGAGTGGGAGCCAGTCCACCCAGGGCGGGATGGATTGGGTTGGGTTCAGCCTTAGGGTCTACTTTGCTGGACCACTGGGATGAATTGCCAGGTGCTGCAGCAAACTTTCCTTCCCCCAAGTCATTCCCCGGTGAATGTGACGGAATGACTTGCGACAGGATGGATTAGTCTACTAGCAACCCAACATGCAACTGCATGAGCTGGCAGGACGCGCTAGGATTCCGCCAGTTCATGCAGTAGATAAGGCCCGAAACACGAACTACAAGGCATGCAGGCAATACGCTTGTTAGGGCCCATACCCATATCATGATCTAACAAATTTACCACGGATAGCGCTGTATACACAACGAAACATTAGGCTCTATGTAAATATAATATACAAATAAATTCACGGCGACACACGACCAATACCTGCTTATGTCGTTTTTACTAACCATTGAGCAGCCCCAGATATTTAATAACACAAACATCGAGCTTTCTTATTAACATGCCACCTAAAAATATAAAAACAAAATACACCCCATATACCCACTTTTGCAC
This window encodes:
- a CDS encoding glycosyltransferase, with the translated sequence MNPDRVSIVVTTRNESRNIGNCLASIKAQTYPAELIEIIVVDNASTDDTKDIAARYTDKVFDKGPERSAQRNFGFAQAGGDVFMFLDADMILSATVVEKSVIMLQRGFGALYIPEIVLGKGFFPTVRRFERSFYDATVIDCVRAFTRQAFEATGGFDERLTGPEDWDFDRLMRDSTRVGLLSTYEFDDVDAYVSRLPEKNFVPWLVDYERRTKDDAPLLFHNEAAFELWRYLTKKTYYGNSFETYVGKWPAGDPDVRRQLGMPYRFFGVFFEDGRWRRLLTHPHLAFGMYFLRFMVGFMFLVGKLKK
- a CDS encoding NAD-dependent epimerase/dehydratase family protein; the encoded protein is MSVAIVTGSAGLIGSETVRFFADKGFDVVGIDNNLRKTFFGEDASTEWNRQRLEEGVKGYTHYDADIRDHDAISKIYGRYGKAIKAVIHCAAQPSHDWAASDPYMDFTVNANGTLVMMENFRQHCPEGVFIFTSTNKVYGDTPNYLPLVELEKRFELEPGHKWEGGIDETMSIDQTKHSLFGASKVAADVVVQEYGKYFDLKTGIFRGGCLTGPAHSGTKLHGFLSYLMRCCITGKKYFIYGYKGKQVRDNIHSYDLVNSLWHFFEKPRVGEVYNMGGGRYSNCSMMEAIDMCQEITGNTMNFEYDETNRIGDHIWWISGLKKFEEHYPDWKMTYDVPKILREIYEVQKDVVKEGGANGAC